The genomic stretch GGGGTGTGCACAGGTGGGAGACCCCGAGGTCTCCTCAGCGTGTCCTTGGGGTGGGACCTGGCCTCCGTCGAGGCTTTATTGGTCCCTTTCCGATCTGGAGTCTGGAGAGCTTGGTTGGGCGTTCCTGGCAGCCGCATCAGGGCTGGGGGCGCCGTGACAACCCCAGCGAAGCATGGGCCCTGCGGCAGGCTCTgccgacacccccccccccccccccccccccgcctgttCTCCAAGGCCCTGGTTACAAATCAACAGCTGACTCTTCACCAAGGGCAGAATGAGGAAATGGACtacattttagggaaaaaaagacaaagtggaAGGTGTCGGGACAAAAGCCAGCCAGAACTGGTTCTGAATCCTGCCTCTGGGCCCGaggctcctttccctcttccGTATAAGCAGGATGAAACTTCTCCAGATCCGGGCCTGGTAGACGAACGAGCCTAGTGCAGACGCCGGAGAGGCCCGTCTGccgtcacccccacccccagctcacctGGGATTCTGAGCCCCAGCTCCGCGCTCCATGCTGGGGCTCTTCAGGAAGGCCGCAGGTGGAACAGGAAAATAACCCTCCCCTCTCCGATCCCGGCCGGCTCTCAGCTCTGGAGCCCCGCCTGCCTGTTGAGTTCAGTTCGCTCCTGCCGGCTCCTGCCGCCTCCGTGCCGTCCAGATGGGGAGCTCAGGGCACGCAGGTGGGGGAGGGCCGTGTACTTCTGCACAATCACACAGGCTCACAGCACCAATGAGAAATCATACCCTCGGGGGTCTGCGGCCCCGCCTTTGCTGAGCCACTCTGCCTGGTCCCTCCAGGGGTTGAGAACCCACTGTGCCTAGTCGGCTGACCCTCCCCAGGCCACCCTGTCCTCCCCTGGGCCCCATGACGTGCGGGAGAGTGGAAAGCAAGGACGGGAGTCCAAAGAGAGCCAGGAGTGTGTTGCAGGCAGAGACGTGGGGCGACGATCCCGTTGGGCTGCGTGTCTCGCGTGCTCGCACGTGCCCAGTGGATCCTGCGCTCGCGGAGACCTCATCACAGGGGCCCCAACACTGAGGAAGATTACCCGAGCCTTCACCCGTGGTCACAGGCTACTGAGTGTCCCCCCTGCAACCCTGGCTGGTCACTGGTGTCCAGGTGCTTTCAAGAGACGACATTCCTTCGGTCAGCAGCTGGGGACAGAGGACTTTGGCCACCTGTGGGCTTCAGGTCGGTGGTGGATTGTTCTGTTCAGAGGACAGAATCCAATTCACGAGGATGATGTTGACTCTGCAACAGGGCCGCTTGGGGGAGCCCCTACTAGGCGCCCTGCTTTGTGGGCCAGAGGTGGTCAGTTGGGTGTGTGTGCGCAGTTCTCTCCTGGGGGCTTTTCTCTAGCATCGAACCTTCCGTGCTTCAATGTCTGTGGGAGAAAAGGACCAGCCTGGCATTTCAGGAGGGAGCGGCTCCAGCGCAGAGCCGGGATGCGTGCTGCCTGTCCCGGGTTCTCGGTCCCGACATCCTGTCCCCTTGGCCCAGGTGGCTCCATGGTGGTCTTTGCTCTGCGTGCACCGTTCTGGAAGACAGGGATTGAAAACGCGAGGCACATCCTCCCCAGTCATACATCTTTTAGATAAAGACATCGCCTGTCTGCACCTTTCCAGCACAGAAGGACGTCCTGCCTCTCTTCTGACTTACGAGGCCTCGGTGAGGCAGGGGAGGCCTGTGTGCCCTCCTGTGTGGATGGGGAGTGGTTAgatgactcacccaaggtcatgcCGTGGAGGGCTCCTGCCAGGAATCGAAGGAGCCCAGGCCTGGCACGAGTCTCTGGAAGCGGGATTGGATGTCGCTGGGCTTCCCATCGCTCGGTTCATCTGGCTGCCAGGCTTGTTGTCCTTGGAAGGGCCTGACTCTAGGTATATGCTGTCTCAACCTGAGCAGTTGAGCGGCTTGGAAGCGCGTTTTTGGCGGTGCGGCTCGGCTCGAGAGTCCCCCTCCAGTCAGGCAACTCTGGGTCTAGGCAGTGATTGAGGACACGTGCTAGCTTTGGGGGCGGGTATCCATCTCCGTCTTGTTTGTCTCGGGGAAACGTTAGGAACACCTACACGCAcagcagcagggggagcggtTAAATAAATCACAGCTTCGGACGCGCCGCGGGACCAAATGGTGTACAATTTTTTTACTGTAACATGTTCAGATGGGGGAGGAAATGAGACTTTCTTTCCCAAGtgtgtgttttctaattttcttatgaTGAGTGTGAGTGATACATATAATTTTGAAAGTTACAGCTCGCGAAAGTGCAGGTCTAATTGCGGAGCATGTAGCGGGGGACCCGGATTTTCAGAGCTGGTGGGGTCCCACGCCCAGTGGTAGAACCGGAGAGGAGGGACCGTCCAGCAGGGATGGCTAACGCAGACGATGGGGGCTGCCTTCGGGGTTTGCTGAGGGAGTGTTAGGAGGACTGGGCGTGGGAGAAATGTCCTCACTCCAGAAGCAGCATGGAGAGGATGGCGGTGGTGGCCATGCTGGAACATTCCGGAAGGCCGTCAGAGGCCCTCTGAGCTGGCATTTGGATGCCATGTTTatcccctcaccacccccccgATCTTGTCCCTTGCTGGAGGGGGGTGCGCAGGATCCCACTGCAGAGGCCGAGGGTTTGGAGGGCATTCGCTGTGGAAGGAGAAGACTCTCTATCTACAGGACCAAGAAGAGGGACCCCAACAAaagtgggtggagggggtgggctgTGGTTGAGAACTTGCTGCGGGAAAAATTCCTCcgagggcccttccagccccagaCAAAGGCTTTTGTCCCCGAGATGCCCATGCTTCAGCCAAGTTCCTGTTATTAACTTTCTCCTCTCAAGAAACCGAACCCTGAGGTCTGTTGCTTTGACTTCTTAAGGCCAAAATCCTGTTCCCCAAACTAAATTTCTTAGTTGTGAGACTCGTGGAGGGTGCCCCTAGCCCTAGAAACCAGGTCAGGCAGGTCCGATTTCTTcctttgggtgggtgggtggcccAAGGGGGCCAGGGCCGGGAgcccttcttccccaccccccatgagTCCCACTCAGCAGTGGCCCTTGAGGAGCAGGTGTCCCTCACCTGAGTGGGAACAGACACTCtccctgcagggggaggggcggcaggcATCGAGGGGATCCCTGACTCTGATGTGGGACAGCTCAGAAGAGCGAGCCCCTGGCAGGGAGCGCTGGCACGTGCTGCCAGGCTGGGGAGGAAAGGATTTTCTCACCCAGAGCCCCTCCTTTAACACCAAAGGGGCACACGCGCCAGGACCTTCATGATGCCCCTACGCGGGCCATTCCCCTGCTCATTACCCCAACTGTTCTGAGCCAAATCTTTGTGATTGCTAGACCCACAACAGGTGTCCTCCTAGGCGCTTGCCCTCTGGCTGGCTCGTCGCTGTCCCTGACTTCACCCCTGCTCTGATGTCACAGGCCAGCAGCTCTGTTGTTCCCGCGGCAGCAGCCTGCTGTGGTTCACCAGCTGGGGCAGAGGCCGGGCTGCTGGTGGAGGTAGGGAGCTGCGATCCAGCCTGCTTTGGTCAATGGGCCCCGGAGACCCCAATGCAGGCCATCCGAAGTTCCCGTGGTGCCCACCCCTTATCTGTGGTGGGGCAGGTGCTGTGTGCCCCTCCTCCAGGGGCCTTGGGAATCGGGCCGGTCAGGTTGGCCGGGCCACATGCCCAGAAGGCTCATTTGAAAGTCCTGTCCTGCGGGGCTCTCCCTGTACGGTTGGGTGGAAAGATGGGGGTAGGACGGGGTTGGGGAGGAATGTGGTGGtttggggaagtggggggagaggTCACCATGCAACAGGAACAGCTGTTGGCATGGGGACCCCTGACCTGCACTGCGTCCCTGGAGTCTGAGGTTGGAGGGAAACCTGATGATTGACGTTGTCAAGGGACATTTAGTAAGCCACCAGTTGGGTCAGCCGTAAGTGGGCCACTTGGCTAGCCGGGTATCTCCCAAGAGTTTGGAAGAGTCTGGGCCTTGTTCTGAGCCTGAAGCTGGTCGAGGGGATAACGGAGACGTGGTGAGCCTGAGCTTATTCCCCCGGGCCTGGATGCCTGGCCATCTTGGCCTTCTAGAACTGTCCCAGGCTGGCTATACATCAGGGTGACTGATGGCTAAACATACAGATTTATAAGCCCTCCGCCCCAGGATTTCGGTGCAAAACTCTGTCGTGGGGCCGGGGCAGGACTCTCTGTCCTGGGGCCGGGGCAGGACTCTGTCGTGGGGCCAGGGCAGGACTCTCTGTCGTGGGGCCGGGGCAGGACTTCTGTCTACCGTGAGTGCCCCCGCCCCTAGTGACTCTGACGCAGCTGGTCCAAAACCCAGCTGGCGTTAGGGACCACTACTGCGGAACGTGGCTGAGAGTCGGGGTGTGGGCAAACCTCTGGGCTCTGGGTGGCACACCTCTGTGTCACAGAGTGTATTTTTAGAGGCTAGAACTCAGAGAGAAACGGAGTTAAAAATGTTTCTGATGTTTGTTTTATCCGGGCTTGGCTTGGATGCCTCCAGTGATGGGTGTCTCACTATCTACCAAGTCAGCCCAATGATTTCAAGACAAGCCTGTAGGAAGTGCTTCTTTCCACCTGGCCGGTTTCTGCGTCCCTGTAATGTGTTCTTGGTCTAGCTCAGTCATCTGGAGACGCGCACAGTGAGTACCGTCCTCTTCCCCAAACTACATACTGAGCATCTGGGTGTTTCTAAGGGTGATGGGTGCTGTTATCACCACCATTTCACGGAGGAGCAAACTGAGGCATCTGGAGTTAGGAAACTTGCACCAGGTCACACGGTTTATACTCTTCACCCCCACACTGCGCCGTTCTAGACTTTTCTATCACCTGTGAGCTCCACTCCAAACATTCTTGGTTCCTTAGGACTTCTCTTCCTGCAACGGGTTTTTCATTCTCCTCCTGAACTCAGGCTACGGCCTCTTCCCTCCTCGTTGAACGCTCTCTAGTTTTTCTGAATTCTCTCTGGGAAGTCCAGTCTCTCCATTATTCAGATTTGCTCATTTAGGGAAGTTGCATGATTGTCATTTATCGTCTGTTTCTTACTTAGGTGAATTCGTAAGCGTTTCAGTAGTTAGACATTGATTGTGGACCTTTTGCCCGACGTTGTCGGAAGAGACATCGTGAGCTATCGACAGCTCTCCAGGTTAGACACACGCCTGTCGGCTGCGTGTGCCCGGGCTGCGTGCCTTGTCTTTGTAATTCCGTGGTGCTTACACGTTCCCTGAGCCTTCCTGTGAGCCACGGGCTGTTTGCAGAGCCTCACGAGCCGCCTCGCTCAATCCAGATGGCCCGTGGGGTGGGAGCGGGGTGCGCTGCTGGGGTGGGGCGCCTCTTCCATGTGCCTTCCAGCTCATCACGCCGGGGCCTGGAACGCCCGGCTGGGCTCTGACCCGGGCATCGCCGGCTGGACCATTGCCATGCTTGTTGTAGGCCCCTCTGTCCCCATGGGTAGAGGTCACACCGCCTCTGTTGGTGGCCACGCCTCTCTGCCAACCTACTCCCCTCTGCACTTGTGCAGTTGGACTTGGGGGGCCCGCGTGCGAGTTGTAAGTGTCTTCCCAGCACACGTGCCTTGTTAGCCGTAGCCAGGTATTCAGACCCATTAAAAATCTTCCGagctggaggggtgcctggggggctcagtcggttgagcatctgactcttgatttcagctcaggtcgtgatgtcagggttgtgagatcgagccccgcgtcgggctccacgctccgCGTGGAGTtggcctgggattctctctctccctctccatctgcccctccccgtgtTCTCTTGcttgctctaaataaataaataaaatcttaaaaattcttttgatcTGGAGGTGCGTCTTGCGGTTCTCTGTGTCCCCGTGGGTGCCGGGTGCTGGACGTCCATGGCTAGACGTGCCACGTTTAGAGTCACACACTCGTGCACTCGACCCACAGGGGAGCCCATCCGCACCCCGTACCCAGGCCGTGAATTCTCCGGACACGGTCTTAGCAAGCTCCCTGTGTGGGTGCCGGGCGTTGGGAAAAAGGAGGCTCAGGTgctgtccctctgtgtctgtgtctcacagcgggggagaggacagaggaagcGATAAAGAGTCACCCTATAGAACCAGATGAAATTCTGGGTCGTTTCCTGTAGAGGCACTCTGTCCTAcctacatattttttcctttctttattttttggttcTATGCATTTTAAAAGCCCTAAAGGGATTCCTTATATTTTGGTCCAAAAGATTATCTGGAGTGTTCCAAAAAAGGTCAAACTTGATCTGTTCTGTGTACTTTCAGAAGATAGAAATGATTAACTTTACACATGAAAGAGTAAGCTTTAGTTACAGGGGAACATTCTCCAGCCACACCAGCTAACGGGGACCTTTCTGCgtctatttttatgtttcaaagaAGAAGTGTTAAACCGTGTCACCCAGGCACTGAGTGTGTAGGCCTTtggagagaggcaggcacatTTCTCTCGTTGCTACAGAGGTTGGGGGACGTCCTTGGAGGAAGGAGGGATCAGACCTGGCTTGGGGAAATGTGGGTAGGGTCGAGGAGGTTTCTGTTTGTGGAAGAAGAACCCACATGAGCACAGCTCTGGCCCtggacctggggggggggggtcaaggatcccagctggggaggggagctggaTCCTGAGCGGCTGGTATGTTCTCAGGCCCACAGGCCAGAGATTGTGGACCTTGTTGGGAATTGCCTGGGGAGCTGGTGAACTGGCCGGGGTCTGGGCCCCTCCCTGCACACGCAGGGCCCGGAAATCTGCATTTTACCTGGCAGCTGAGCGGGCAGTCCTGCAGGTGGCCTGTGGACGGTGCTGGGACCCCGTGGCGTGGGCAGGAGAGCACCAGCGAAGACACCACTGGCTGAATTAGACCGGGAGCTGAAGCCGAGTGTGGACTTGTGGCGTcaggctcggggtggggggaggcagagagcctGACGAGGAGTCTTGTAGGAGGGGCTcggtgggctaggaggctgggaggaggcaggCGGAGACGCGGAGACTGGGTAGAGCCATTTGCGAGGGCCGCcttactcaaagtgtggtcccgaCCCGAGGATCGCATCGGCGAGGATCGCATCGGCTGGGAGCTCCTGACAATCAGAATGTCGGCCTTGCCCTAGGTCTGCGGGATCGAAATACGACTCTGAACACGATTCAGGCGGCGCTATGCGGGGTCTCGCCTTTCAGTGTtgtgggaaagggaggggggtTCATTCAATGAACTCCAGTAAGAACACACGGAAAACGCTAAGGCCCGTCCCATAGCACAGAGGCGAAGCGCCTCTCTCGATCGATCGTGGGCGGTCAGGTGGTGAGTTCCTCCCAGGACGGAGTCCTGGATCCCAGCTCTCACCTCCCTCAGCTGCAGGGCAGGTGACTCAGATCGGGGGTCGGCCTGCTTGAGTTTGAGCCCTTGCTGCACTGCTTatgagctgtgtggccttaggcaagttatttaacctctctgagttaaAAGGGGATAGGGCTAGCGCTCCCCTGCTGCGGTGAGGCCAGGCGAGAGGGATGGCCTGGGCCACGCGGGTCTGCCATCAGGGAGGTCTACGTGGTGATCAGTGTCCTGTCCACACAGCAAGCTccgttttcctgttttcttcacgcacattatctcatttggttAAATGTCTGTGAAATCGCATGTAGTCTTGCGGGCAAGATGAGCCCTCAGATCAGCCCTCAGAATAGGGTGTGTGCGAGGTGAACAGACTCCCATGTTCCCTGAGGGGTGTGATGTCCACTGCGTGTCATCCTGACTCCGCCACCACAGGCATAGTTCTGCGGGGTCTGGGGCCCCACTAGTCCCTGCAGCGTCGTCACAACAGTTGCCAACACTtggagggctggggggaggggctgtcgCGACCAACTCCACCGATCAGCCGCGTGACCGTCCACAGAGCACGGGCCGGCCCACCCGCAGGCTCTGAGCCTGTGAGGATGGGCCGCAGGCGGGTCCTCGGGGGCTCGTGCACGGCTTCCCCCGTGTCACCCGTCCGTGGCCCTGCGTGGGCAGCCTTGTGCCTCTTGTACGCAGGAGGGAGCCACGGGACCTGAGACCCTGTGGTGGAGCCCGGCCTGCCCGACGTCGGAGCCCCGGGTCTGGGTACCCCCCGCCTCTGATCGTGGTGCTGTTGCCGTTCCCGCTCACGGGCGTGAGGGGCCCTGGAGTCTGTTGCGGGCCTGGCGCCACCCGGCTGCCTGCAAGCGGGTCTCCCCAGCGGCCTGGCAGGGTCCCGTCTCTACTAGAAGGCGATTGGAGCGACTGCCTGGGGGTGGCCACCGCACTGGGGCCACAGAGGGTGCGAGAGAATGGGCCCAGTGTCCGCTTGGCGCAGGAGGCCAGACGGTGTCCACCTCGCCTTCCGTCTGCCGCTCTGAGTGGGGCTTGTGTTGAGACGGGGGCTGTGGTTTCCCTGAAGGGTTGAAGGCAGCCGGTATGGGGCAGGCAGCTGTCCAGCTCTGGGGGAGCAGGACCAGAGGGAGAACCCCGGGGCGCTCAGAACACTCCGGTCTCAAGTTAGGAAGCCAGGGACGGGCTTGGGGGTGGCAGCTCGGAGGAGCTGGGGAtgtgggcagagggcaagggggtGTCTGCTGGGCGTCACTGGGTTTTCAGTTCCTGAACTGGGAGCTGGCTGTAATTTCTGCACTCTGTCCCCACCAAGTCTGTCCAGACGTTTTCTGTTTTCATCCATTTGCGCGTCTCCTGGAAACCCAACTTGGTGGTATGGGGGTGCCCGCGTCCGTGCGCCTGGCTCAGGGCGACCGAGTGGGTTGGGGCACTCGGGAGCGGGAGAGGCGCGTCCAGGTTTCACTAACTGTCGCCGGTTAACGGAAGGTGAGCCGGTGAACCTCTGGGTCGAGGGGTGCggtttcccttcttccctccagcTGTCTTCCAGGGCAGACGAGGGAACATTGCCAGCTCTCCCCGCCTGTTTGGACACTGCTGTGGCCATTCCCAGGGTGGAAAAAGCTCAGTCTTTGACATTTGAGACTCGGACCCAAACTCCCATCTTCCCCGTGAGCTGGGGAGGTCGTCCAGCCCCCCTCTATCTCCACAGCTTCGGTCTGGACAGGCGCTCTCCTTTCTCTCGGGCGGACGCGTAGGCGTGCAGTTGCTGGGCGTCTGGTGAATCTGcgtttaccttttaaaaattggcccaactgttttccagaacggctgcaccattttgcgcTGTGCCACAGGGTGGGAGGATTCTGGCTGCCCCgcgtcctcgccaacacttgttatggTCCGTCTGTCTCATCACCGCCATCCCGGTGGGCGCGAGTGGGGCCTCCTTGTAGCTTCCGCGTGCACACCCCCCCATGACAGTCGATGCTCAAATCTCACGCTTTATGGGCCATGTGCCTCCTCTTTAGTCaagtgtttattttgcttttttcctgcccatttaaaaattggatgATTTGTCTTATTATATCTTGAGGGGTTCATATAACCTGGATTCAAAGCCTTCTGTTGCATATACGGTTCGCAGGTACTTCCTGCCAGTCTGTGCCTTTTGTCCTCACTTACGAACGATGTCTCTTGGCGTGCGAAGGTGCTCAGTATTGATGACGCCATCGGATCGGTTTCTTTGGTTGGTCGTGCTCCGGGCACGTTGCCGGGCACCTCTGCTGAACCCCCGCCGCTCACGATCAGTGCCCCAGCtcgctctctccccctcctcttgcTCATCGTGGTGGTTGGCAGAGTGGCTGGTTGGAACGCCAACCGCTATTCCAAGTGTCGAACGGATGATCAAATTTACCAAAAGCCGGCGGCCGCGTGAACAGCCTCGGTTGGCAAAGGCACTGCGGTCCACGAGAGCGGCACAGACCCGTCTCTGCCACTCgccagctgtgtgatctgggtGAAGTTTCTTAATCggtccctgcctcagtttcccctcctgtGAACCGGGGTGCTGGTAGCCCcttacctcacagggttattgtAAGAAAGATGAGCGTAACTGTTCACTGTGCCGTGGACGTGTGGTGTTTTCTAGCTCCCGCCATGCCTCTGGGCCAGCCGCACACGGACCTAAATGAGAGCAGGGAGGGCGGTGGAGGGGCACTCGGCACAGCCTGCAGCTGTGCAGGAAGGGGCTCCTTTAGCCCGCTGCTCTGGCTGGTTTTGACATCAGCTGCAGGTGCCCACAGATGTGAGTCCACatttctttggtgtaaatacccctCGTCTTCTGGGAGGGCCTGCAGAACACGGGTCCCTTCCTGATGCCAAAGCATCCCTCTCCGATAATCCCATGAGAGAAGAGCTGCGCATCCTGAAAAAAGAAGCTTAAGCCCCGTTTGATCGGTTTGCAATGGATTCTAGTaccacacgcacacgcacacacccctgCACACACCCCTGCCTAACAGGCTCCCCCCaccttttcttcctcccatttATAAGCAGCTCCCCCTGCAGAGCCCAGACACTTGCACTCTTCCACCCCTGCCTGAGTCCTAATGTGTCTTCTAAGCTGGGGGTCTCAGCCCTGGCactgtgggcacagggagctgAGCCACTGTTCATTGTGGGCACCGTTCTGGGCCATGCAGGGTGTCGAGCAGCGTCCCTGGCCTGCATGCACTAgatgcaccccctccccccagttatGACGACAAAAActgtccccagacattgccatGTGTCCCCTGGAGAGCAAAACCACACCCGCCGAAAGCACCTGCCCCACGGGGTCTTGTTAAGGTGCACAGGACAAACAGGGAGCAGAGCCTGGCCCCTTGCAGCAGGTCTTGGAGAAAGTGACCGGGAGGGACACGTTTTAGAGCTTGTCCTGCATTCAGACCTGTGTGTGCCTTGTCTCCAGGGGCTCGCTCTTCTCAGAACACTCTGGGCCGCAGAGTGTGTCCTGGTCTTGTGGGCTTGGCGTGGGACAGCCGTGGCAACTGTGGCTCCTCGGCCCCTGGTGCCTCGACGCCCGCTCTTGGTTCCCACCGCCTTCACTCTGAAGCCGCGCCTGTGCAGGTCACCGACATGAAAAGAAACGCAGACAGAGCCGCTCGGCTGAGCCCAGGCTCCGGCTGCGAGGCCGCGCACTTGAGGCAGAAGCACAGGTTACTACAAGTCCGGGAGAAAGGAGCCCTCGCCCTGCAGAGAAGACAAGGCCTCCTGCCGCGGAAGAGCCCGCAGCCCCAGCGCCTGGCCGAGGAGCTGAAGGCAGGGTGGCAGGAGGCCCCCGGCCAGCAAGTCCGAGGCCTGGAGCAGCCGTATTTCGCACATCCGTTAGGGGCCGGGGGAGGCCAGGCAAGGGAACACCAGCCTGACTCGGAGGGGCCGGCCCAGCGAGGAGCAGCCCAGCCGCAGAGGGCCAGGGAGAAGCACAGGGCGGCcgtgagagaagagaagagccGCAGAGAAGAGCGAGTCGGCCGGGAGCCCTGGCGCTCCAAGTCTCAGAGGAAAGCGGTGGGCGCGGAGAAGCAGGGGGCTCCCAGGGCCGCGGGCCTGACCCGTCGCCCCCTCTGCCCCCGTGAGAAGAATAAGGGGAAGCGAGCGCCGTCGATGAAGACCCGTGGCGCCTGCCATCCCGCTGACCCTTGGGGGAGCGGAGGGGTGGATCTGAAAGAGTTCTCGGCTGCCGTGGGGGAGCTCGAGCGtctggagaaaagggagaaagaaggagccCGGGACGGGAGGAGGCAGCCGGGAAAGGGGGTGGCTCCTCCTGGTCAAGGCCCGAAAAACAACTGTCTGGATCAGAGTCCCCAGGGAAAAGCAAAAGACCTAGACCAGCTGTGGCCAGCTGGCTGGACTTGGAGAGGGGGCGCCACGCCACAGACGTCTCCATGCAGGCACGGGGACAAGAGCAGGTGGCAGCGGGAGCTGGAGTTGGCTTTCCAGGAGCTGTTTAACACAAACCGAGAGCTGAGGAAGCACCTTAGGTTGCACCTCGCACCGGGGCCCCGGGGGGGTCCGAACGCTGGGGCAGAGCTCGGCCCCTGTCACATGCCGGAGTGGAGAGGTGAGGCCCGGACAGACACGACAGCGGTGGGCACAGAAGCGGGTGGGGAGCCTGGTGGGGAGCTCACGTGGCCAGCGCAG from Ursus arctos isolate Adak ecotype North America unplaced genomic scaffold, UrsArc2.0 scaffold_24, whole genome shotgun sequence encodes the following:
- the CEP295NL gene encoding protein DDC8 homolog, which encodes MKRNADRAARLSPGSGCEAAHLRQKHRLLQVREKGALALQRRQGLLPRKSPQPQRLAEELKAGWQEAPGQQVRGLEQPYFAHPLGAGGGQAREHQPDSEGPAQRGAAQPQRAREKHRAAVREEKSRREERVGREPWRSKSQRKAVGAEKQGAPRAAGLTRRPLCPREKNKGKRAPSMKTRGACHPADPWGSGGVDLKEFSAAVGELERLEKREKEGARDGRRQPGKGVAPPGQGPKNNCLDQSPQGKAKDLDQLWPAGWTWRGGATPQTSPCRHGDKSRWQRELELAFQELFNTNRELRKHLRLHLAPGPRGGPNAGAELGPCHMPEWRGEARTDTTAVGTEAGGEPGGELTWPAQTEAHQAESQTSLKEFLSKLKSQKYLRLAKFPSQNESKPLSPKAGVLIGKENQLHGGTGSGQAPARPDPLAEGPRRRAPQGRADEAGLAALWQRAGGKLELLHQTGSPGLSWEAHSQAGLEEQREQRRACLARLKSYSSLDQEKEGACEHDTTSLWASSFMDDDRHSQMIRDLQQQIEKQNKLHKQFLEEARKRLQEFQRL